Proteins co-encoded in one Streptomyces sp. JH34 genomic window:
- a CDS encoding SDR family NAD(P)-dependent oxidoreductase, whose translation MSVTVSGPGRSVIVTGAGSGIGRATALLFAREGARVVIADVAAAAARAVAEEVEQAGGTAVTVIGDLRDQAVVDRVAETAVEEFGGIDVLVNNAGIMDSMSAAADTGDDEWERVIGINLTAPFRLTRAVLPHMLAAGKGAVVFTASEASLRGSAAGAAYTASKHGIAGLTKSLAVMYRDKGIRSNAIAPGGTITNIRVDADREAHGPGALAPYMGNVGSPARAEEQASAIVFLASDAASNINGAVLPVDNGWSAV comes from the coding sequence GTGAGCGTCACCGTCAGCGGCCCGGGCCGCAGCGTCATCGTCACCGGCGCGGGGTCGGGCATCGGCCGGGCCACCGCCCTCCTGTTCGCCAGGGAGGGCGCGCGCGTGGTGATCGCGGACGTCGCCGCCGCGGCCGCCCGAGCCGTCGCGGAGGAGGTGGAGCAGGCCGGCGGGACGGCCGTTACCGTGATCGGCGACCTCAGGGACCAGGCCGTGGTCGACCGGGTCGCGGAGACGGCCGTCGAGGAGTTCGGCGGGATAGACGTCCTCGTCAACAACGCCGGGATCATGGACAGCATGTCGGCGGCGGCCGACACGGGCGACGACGAGTGGGAACGCGTCATCGGCATCAACCTCACGGCCCCGTTCCGCCTGACGCGGGCCGTACTGCCCCACATGCTCGCCGCCGGGAAGGGCGCCGTCGTCTTCACCGCTTCGGAGGCCTCGCTACGGGGCAGCGCGGCCGGCGCCGCGTACACGGCGTCCAAGCACGGCATCGCCGGCCTGACCAAGTCACTGGCGGTCATGTACCGCGACAAGGGCATCCGCTCCAACGCCATCGCACCCGGCGGCACCATCACCAACATCCGGGTCGACGCCGACCGGGAGGCGCACGGCCCGGGCGCCCTCGCCCCCTACATGGGCAACGTCGGCTCGCCGGCGCGGGCGGAGGAGCAGGCGTCGGCGATCGTCTTCCTCGCCTCCGACGCGGCGAGCAACATCAACGGGGCGGTCCTTCCCGTCGACAACGGCTGGTCCGCCGTCTGA